In a genomic window of Gossypium arboreum isolate Shixiya-1 chromosome 9, ASM2569848v2, whole genome shotgun sequence:
- the LOC108457274 gene encoding probable aspartyl protease At4g16563, whose translation MASLPFIFFLSFFIISTTLTSAGAAAATIKLSLSPFPHPSSSHPYQILNNLVTSSVARAHHLKHPKAKADNTTSSLLRAPLFSHSYGGYTISLKFGTPPQTLPFIMDTGSSLSWFPCTSRYLCSQCAFPNVDPAKIPTFAPKLSSSSKLVGCRNPKCSWLFGPDVESRCQDCEPTSENCTQTCPPYIIQYGLGSTAGLLLVENLAFPQKTFQDFLVGCSILSNRQPAGIAGFGRSAESIPSQLGLKKFSYCLVSRRFDDTGVSSNMLLETGSGSGDAKTPGLSYTPFYRNQVASNPVFKEFYYVTLRKILVGDKHVKVPYSYLVPGSDGNGGTIVDSGSTFTFMERPVFEVVSKEFEKQMGNYRRVREIENRSGLAPCFNTSGYTSIEIPELSFQFKGGAKMALPLVNYFSFDGDDKVVCLMIVSDNVVGQGSHSGPAIILGSFQQQNYYIEFDIANNRFGWAERSCA comes from the coding sequence atGGCTTCTCTGCCTTTCATCTTCTTCTTATCTTTCTTTATAATCTCCACAACATTGACGTCAGCCGGCGCCGCCGCCGCCACCATCAAACTCTCCCTCTCTCCCTTCCCTCACCCTTCTTCCTCCCATCCTTACCAAATTCTCAACAACTTAGTCACTTCTTCTGTTGCAAGAGCCCACCACCTCAAACATCCCAAAGCCAAGGCCGATAATACTACCTCTTCTCTTCTCAGGGCTCCCCTATTTTCTCACAGTTATGGGGGCTACACTATCTCCCTCAAATTTGGAACTCCGCCTCAAACCCTTCCTTTCATCATGGACACCGGGAGCAGCCTCTCCTGGTTCCCTTGCACCTCTCGTTACCTTTGTTCCCAATGCGCATTCCCCAATGTTGACCCTGCAAAAATCcccacttttgcccctaaactttcatctTCCAGTAAGCTCGTAGGTTGCAGAAACCCCAAGTGTAGTTGGCTTTTTGGCCCCGACGTTGAGTCTCGTTGCCAAGACTGTGAACCCACTTCCGAAAACTGCACTCAAACCTGCCCTCCTTACATAATTCAATACGGTTTAGGTTCCACTGCTGGGCTTCTATTAGTAGAAAACCTTGCTTTCCCCCAGAAAACCTTCCAAGATTTCCTTGTCGGATGCTCCATCCTCTCCAACCGACAGCCCGCTGGAATAGCCGGGTTCGGTCGGAGCGCTGAGTCTATACCCTCCCAATTAGGCCTCAAGAAATTCTCTTACTGTCTCGTTTCTCGCCGGTTCGATGACACTGGCGTCAGCAGCAACATGTTGTTGGAAACCGGGTCGGGTTCCGGTGATGCCAAGACCCCAGGCCTTAGCTACACACCGTTTTACAGGAACCAAGTGGCTTCAAACCCAGTTTTCAAAGAGTTCTACTACGTAACTCTACGTAAAATTCTGGTGGGCGATAAGCACGTCAAAGTTCCGTACAGTTATTTGGTCCCAGGATCGGACGGTAACGGTGGCACCATCGTGGACTCGGGATCAACATTCACTTTTATGGAGAGACCAGTGTTCGAGGTAGTCTCGAAAGAGTTCGAGAAACAAATGGGAAATTATAGAAGAGTGCGTGAAATAGAAAACAGATCGGGTTTAGCCCCATGCTTCAACACTTCGGGCTATACTTCAATAGAAATCCCCGAATTGAGTTTCCAGTTCAAAGGAGGAGCCAAAATGGCATTGCCTTTGGTTAACTATTTCTCATTTGACGGTGATGATAAGGTTGTGTGTTTGATGATCGTTTCAGACAATGTGGTCGGCCAAGGCTCACACAGCGGTCCTGCAATAATACTAGGGAGCTTTCAGCAGCAGAATTATTACATCGAATTTGATATCGCAAACAATAGGTTTGGATGGGCTGAACGAAGCTGTGCGTGA